A region from the Thermomicrobiales bacterium genome encodes:
- a CDS encoding citrate synthase/methylcitrate synthase: MTGSTATLTEAPLPKPEGLEGVVAASTALSHVFGEEGRLVYRGYDIHELANNATFEEVAYLLWVGHLPTQSELVKFQAKLDASRMLPDAAIEVLRQMPADAQPMDVLRTGISSVGPLLPTVFADTPDLDQAMSLSALFPSVLATFFRLRQGLEPVKPVAGMNSAQSYLYQLFGTEPDERHWKPLQTYLILLADHGMNASTFTARVIASTQSDIVSALTGAIGALKGPLHGGAPSKVLDMLNEIGTAQNVEPWLTAAFDRGDRLMGFGHRVYKAEDPRADILREMARTASDPDFFDLSLETETVALRMLNERKPGRRLYTNVEFYSAAVLAAVGLPGDMFTPTFAVARSVGWSAHVLEQVSNNRLIRPQSEFVGELGKKYVPVNER, from the coding sequence ATGACTGGATCGACCGCGACCCTTACCGAGGCCCCTCTCCCCAAGCCCGAAGGTCTCGAAGGTGTCGTCGCGGCTTCGACGGCATTGAGCCATGTCTTTGGTGAGGAAGGGCGGCTCGTCTACCGCGGATACGATATCCACGAGTTGGCGAACAATGCCACCTTCGAAGAAGTTGCCTACCTTCTGTGGGTAGGGCATCTTCCGACCCAGAGCGAGTTGGTCAAGTTTCAGGCCAAGCTGGATGCCAGCCGCATGTTGCCCGATGCCGCAATCGAGGTGCTGCGGCAGATGCCGGCCGATGCGCAACCGATGGACGTGTTGCGCACCGGAATCTCGTCGGTTGGGCCTCTGTTGCCGACCGTTTTCGCAGACACCCCCGATCTCGACCAGGCCATGAGCCTCTCGGCCCTGTTCCCCTCTGTGCTGGCGACCTTCTTCCGGCTGCGCCAGGGGCTGGAGCCGGTCAAGCCAGTGGCAGGCATGAACTCCGCCCAGAGCTACCTCTACCAACTCTTCGGCACCGAGCCAGATGAGCGCCATTGGAAGCCATTGCAGACCTATCTCATCCTGCTGGCCGATCACGGCATGAATGCCTCGACCTTCACCGCCCGGGTCATTGCTTCGACACAGTCGGACATCGTTTCGGCGCTGACCGGTGCGATCGGCGCGCTCAAGGGTCCGTTGCACGGCGGCGCCCCCTCCAAAGTACTGGACATGCTGAATGAGATCGGCACGGCGCAGAATGTGGAGCCGTGGCTGACAGCGGCGTTCGATCGTGGGGACCGGCTGATGGGCTTCGGACACCGGGTCTACAAGGCTGAGGATCCGCGCGCCGACATCTTGCGCGAGATGGCCCGCACCGCCAGCGATCCGGACTTCTTCGATCTTTCGCTGGAGACCGAGACCGTGGCTCTGCGCATGTTGAATGAGCGCAAGCCGGGCCGCCGACTCTACACCAACGTCGAGTTCTACTCGGCGGCGGTGCTGGCCGCGGTTGGACTGCCGGGCGACATGTTCACCCCCACCTTCGCGGTGGCGCGGTCGGTCGGTTGGAGCGCGCATGTGCTCGAGCAGGTGTCGAACAATCGCCTGATCCGACCACAGTCCGAGTTCGTCGGCGAGCTTGGCAAGAAGTACGTCCCGGTGAACGAACGGTAA
- a CDS encoding glycosyltransferase: MHAPTTASILIVNYNYGRYLAEAIDSALGQTWPNVQVVVVDDGSTDESALIMQTYGDAITPVFKENGGQASGTNLGFPLLTGETVILLDSDDILEPTAIEKTIGAFSDPDVIKVCWPFTIIDRNGAPTGEIRFSHLPDGNFRANALKVGPASHYTPAQSGNFWRKSFLEQVMPVPESDFRNIVDAYLFAFSPFFGSFRSVDEPLTRYRVHGSNVSSNFGAGRRRKDWELRATHLHAYLTEQGEQVSIARWRRKNTFYQRLNEIANAEARIGKLLPKNAPLALVGGPLYDREDLRPARPVYRPPDAIRSPDRTETDFRTFIDETSANGIDYMAVQGPRTWSGTNLGELCGLLRAEHDVLYENDWIVIAKLRANESA, encoded by the coding sequence ATGCACGCCCCCACCACCGCCTCGATTCTGATCGTCAACTACAACTATGGCCGTTACCTGGCCGAAGCGATCGACAGCGCTCTTGGACAAACCTGGCCGAACGTGCAAGTCGTCGTGGTGGACGATGGCTCGACCGATGAATCGGCGCTGATCATGCAAACCTACGGCGATGCGATCACACCGGTCTTCAAAGAAAACGGCGGTCAGGCGTCCGGGACGAACCTGGGGTTTCCGCTCCTGACCGGTGAAACCGTCATCCTGCTCGATTCAGACGACATTCTCGAACCAACAGCCATCGAAAAGACGATCGGCGCGTTCTCCGATCCCGATGTCATCAAAGTCTGCTGGCCGTTTACCATCATCGACCGGAATGGCGCGCCAACCGGAGAGATCAGGTTCAGTCACCTCCCCGATGGCAACTTCCGAGCCAATGCGCTCAAAGTCGGACCGGCCAGCCACTACACGCCAGCGCAATCGGGAAACTTCTGGCGCAAATCATTCCTCGAACAGGTCATGCCCGTTCCTGAATCTGATTTCCGGAACATCGTCGATGCGTACCTTTTCGCGTTCTCCCCCTTCTTTGGATCCTTCCGCTCGGTCGATGAGCCGCTAACCCGTTACCGCGTTCATGGCAGCAATGTCTCGTCCAACTTTGGCGCCGGGAGACGCCGCAAAGACTGGGAGCTGCGCGCCACTCATCTGCACGCATACCTGACGGAACAGGGAGAGCAGGTATCGATTGCGCGCTGGCGACGCAAGAACACCTTCTATCAGCGGCTGAACGAGATTGCGAACGCCGAAGCCCGCATCGGCAAGCTGTTGCCCAAGAACGCTCCGCTGGCGTTGGTCGGCGGTCCGTTGTACGACCGGGAGGATCTCCGTCCCGCCCGGCCGGTCTATCGACCTCCGGACGCGATTCGCTCCCCAGATCGGACAGAGACAGACTTCCGTACCTTCATCGATGAAACCAGCGCCAACGGCATCGACTACATGGCGGTGCAAGGACCACGGACCTGGAGCGGCACCAACCTGGGTGAGCTTTGCGGGCTGCTCCGAGCCGAACACGACGTGCTCTACGAGAACGACTGGATCGTGATCGCAAAGCTCCGCGCGAACGAGAGCGCCTGA
- a CDS encoding LLM class flavin-dependent oxidoreductase, with translation MIDLTPRDIHPWVAEGIDAVRFGVSIYPQPPDWRHFLSLVQQMESAGFDGYFSYDHPGANADCWTALSALAAVTSTIRLGLAVDCIYYRSPYLLARQAADVDRLSNGRLVLGLGIGHVKNEFHEMGIPFPPVAERLQGMDETIAIVRGLFSGEPFKFDGQQWSVDSPGTFLPPVQQPRVPILLAGGGEKVTLRQVAQYADASNMGAHGSIGMAVSDEDIRRKFAVLATYCEQFGRPAEAVLRSQFTMPLVLGRSEREIEQKLSAWPAETVASWGDAMLAVTPDRAVAFYQAQAALGYQYFIANILGTDDDTIELLATEVMPKVVETCTPPPPPRF, from the coding sequence ATGATCGATCTCACCCCGCGTGACATCCATCCCTGGGTCGCGGAGGGAATCGACGCCGTCCGCTTCGGCGTCAGCATCTACCCACAACCGCCCGATTGGCGGCACTTTCTTTCGCTCGTGCAGCAGATGGAGTCTGCCGGGTTCGATGGCTATTTCAGCTACGACCACCCGGGCGCGAATGCCGATTGCTGGACCGCCCTCAGCGCACTCGCCGCGGTCACGAGCACGATCCGGCTCGGACTGGCGGTCGATTGCATCTATTACCGTTCGCCCTACCTGCTGGCGCGCCAGGCCGCCGATGTCGACCGGCTCTCCAATGGCCGGCTCGTGCTGGGGCTTGGTATCGGGCATGTCAAGAACGAGTTCCACGAGATGGGCATTCCATTCCCACCGGTCGCCGAGCGGCTCCAGGGAATGGACGAGACGATCGCCATCGTGCGCGGACTCTTCAGCGGCGAGCCGTTCAAGTTCGACGGCCAGCAATGGTCGGTGGACTCTCCGGGAACCTTTCTCCCGCCGGTGCAGCAACCACGGGTGCCGATCCTGCTGGCTGGCGGTGGCGAGAAAGTCACCCTGCGCCAGGTCGCCCAGTACGCGGATGCGTCCAACATGGGCGCGCACGGCTCGATTGGCATGGCAGTCTCGGACGAGGACATTCGCCGCAAGTTCGCGGTGCTGGCGACCTATTGCGAGCAGTTCGGCCGTCCCGCTGAGGCGGTTCTGCGCAGCCAGTTCACCATGCCGCTGGTGCTTGGACGCTCCGAACGGGAAATCGAGCAGAAGCTCTCCGCCTGGCCAGCGGAAACCGTCGCTTCCTGGGGTGATGCCATGCTGGCCGTCACACCGGACCGCGCCGTCGCCTTCTACCAGGCCCAGGCCGCGCTTGGATATCAATACTTCATCGCCAATATTCTCGGCACCGACGACGACACGATCGAGTTGCTCGCCACCGAGGTCATGCCCAAGGTTGTCGAAACATGCACGCCCCCACCACCGCCTCGATTCTGA
- a CDS encoding NAD-binding protein encodes MQASDIISGSSQKQDHLPARTTLRHGGTLMRPQTSLQRRLGIRLGLAALTILIVTLSVYVERDGFVDNSHPGETLSLLDSVYYAATSLTTVGYGDIVPVSAQARLFNTIFLTPVRLIFLVLFFGFAYEISVFLMRRTEERDVSELNKRVEKHTIICGYGTTGRAAASTLISQGKPKSDIVVIDRMRESVDRALSDGFSAFFGDATEEETLRRAGVHKAESVLVAPGRDDTAVLICLTVNDIEPDVNLVVAGMEEENLKLLYQAGADRVIAPAVMGGRLMAAAAETQSVPWYVEHVLGKGWTDRQVRNVTAKEAGEKIRDLPGFRDVLVMGVSRPPDFICDGLDDLLLEPGDVIVYYKLTVQDSVTRRMESNGEHA; translated from the coding sequence GTGCAGGCATCAGACATCATTTCCGGTAGCAGCCAGAAACAAGATCATCTCCCTGCCAGGACGACCCTCCGGCACGGTGGCACGCTCATGCGGCCCCAGACATCGCTGCAGCGGCGCCTGGGCATCCGACTGGGCCTGGCGGCACTCACCATTTTGATCGTCACGTTGTCGGTCTATGTGGAGCGAGATGGCTTCGTCGACAATTCGCATCCGGGCGAGACGCTCTCGCTGCTCGATTCCGTCTACTACGCTGCCACGTCGCTCACGACCGTCGGCTACGGCGACATTGTGCCGGTCTCGGCACAGGCGCGATTGTTCAACACCATCTTTCTCACGCCGGTTCGTCTCATCTTCCTCGTTCTTTTCTTTGGCTTTGCCTACGAGATTTCTGTTTTCCTGATGCGCCGGACAGAGGAGCGCGACGTGAGCGAACTGAACAAGCGGGTCGAAAAGCACACCATCATCTGCGGTTACGGCACCACGGGTCGCGCCGCGGCCTCTACGCTCATCTCACAGGGCAAACCGAAGAGTGACATCGTGGTCATCGACCGCATGCGTGAATCGGTGGACCGCGCGCTTTCGGACGGTTTCAGCGCGTTCTTTGGCGATGCCACCGAGGAGGAGACCTTGCGCCGCGCCGGTGTCCACAAAGCGGAGTCGGTGTTGGTTGCCCCGGGGCGAGACGACACCGCGGTGCTCATCTGCCTCACCGTCAACGATATCGAGCCCGACGTCAATCTGGTCGTCGCCGGCATGGAAGAGGAGAACCTGAAACTCCTCTACCAGGCCGGAGCCGATCGTGTGATCGCGCCGGCGGTGATGGGAGGACGATTGATGGCCGCGGCTGCTGAGACACAATCCGTTCCCTGGTATGTGGAACATGTGCTCGGCAAGGGATGGACCGATCGGCAGGTGCGTAACGTCACCGCGAAAGAAGCTGGCGAAAAAATCAGGGATCTCCCCGGCTTTCGCGATGTGCTGGTGATGGGCGTCTCCCGCCCACCCGATTTCATCTGCGATGGGCTGGATGATCTACTGCTGGAGCCCGGTGATGTCATCGTCTACTACAAACTCACCGTCCAGGATTCCGTCACCCGCCGAATGGAATCAAATGGAGAGCATGCATGA
- a CDS encoding NAD(P)-binding domain-containing protein, with product METELPMMAHELPDKSELLVVGAGPYGLGIAAYARTLGLDPLLVGSSMAFWREEMPHGMFLRSSWDWHYDPNCVFTIEAWMRETGRTKESLDPFPLADYLEFAVWFEQVAGLRPVDLAIQRIDTRPDGTFDAVFANGFTVNAASVVLALGFAHFAYVPDELRVVLPAHNVQHTAHYVDFSDAPGTRYAIIGGRQSAYEWTALLHEAGAASVDVIHRHRTPRFAPADWSWTAPVVERIATHPQWFRELDDAQKRKVAFRLWLEGRSKLEPWLAPRLAHPTIRSRPGRTVAGSSDEADGAISLTLDNGDTLEVDKVVLATGYRTNIANVPMLAAGNLLEQIEAVNGAPVLDSTFQTSVPGLYATSMMATRDFGPLFAFTVAVRASSRVVGDAILSRR from the coding sequence GTGGAGACAGAGCTGCCAATGATGGCCCACGAGTTGCCGGACAAGAGTGAGCTGCTCGTGGTGGGTGCTGGGCCGTATGGTCTTGGCATTGCCGCCTACGCCAGGACGCTTGGGCTCGACCCTTTGCTGGTGGGATCCTCGATGGCGTTCTGGCGGGAGGAGATGCCGCATGGCATGTTCTTGCGCTCGTCCTGGGACTGGCACTACGACCCAAACTGCGTTTTCACCATCGAAGCCTGGATGCGGGAGACCGGGCGAACCAAAGAATCACTCGATCCATTTCCCCTGGCGGACTATCTCGAATTTGCCGTCTGGTTCGAACAGGTGGCCGGTTTGCGGCCGGTCGATTTGGCGATTCAGCGTATCGACACGCGGCCGGACGGAACCTTCGATGCGGTCTTTGCCAATGGCTTCACAGTCAATGCGGCGAGCGTGGTGCTCGCGCTCGGGTTCGCGCATTTTGCCTATGTGCCGGACGAGCTGCGAGTAGTGCTTCCCGCCCACAATGTGCAACACACAGCGCACTACGTCGATTTCTCGGATGCGCCGGGCACGCGCTACGCGATCATCGGGGGGCGGCAGAGCGCCTATGAGTGGACGGCGTTGCTGCATGAGGCGGGAGCGGCCTCGGTCGATGTGATTCATCGGCACCGCACGCCGCGGTTCGCTCCCGCTGACTGGAGCTGGACGGCGCCGGTGGTGGAGCGGATCGCCACCCACCCGCAGTGGTTCCGGGAACTGGACGACGCGCAGAAGCGCAAGGTTGCGTTCCGGCTCTGGCTCGAAGGGCGCAGCAAACTGGAGCCCTGGCTGGCCCCGCGACTGGCGCATCCGACGATACGCAGCCGGCCTGGCCGGACGGTCGCCGGTTCGAGCGATGAGGCAGACGGGGCGATCTCGCTCACACTCGACAATGGCGACACGCTCGAGGTGGACAAGGTGGTGCTTGCCACCGGCTATCGCACCAATATCGCCAACGTGCCGATGCTCGCCGCGGGTAACCTGCTGGAGCAGATCGAAGCCGTGAATGGCGCGCCGGTGCTCGACTCGACCTTTCAGACGTCGGTCCCCGGGCTCTATGCCACCTCGATGATGGCAACGCGTGATTTCGGACCGCTCTTTGCGTTTACAGTGGCGGTCCGCGCCTCGTCGCGCGTCGTGGGTGACGCGATTCTCAGCCGCCGGTGA
- a CDS encoding DMT family transporter translates to MSATDDGASPTGGRLSIARAINPTAFVTVLIWSAVAPFTKYALADFPTLVFMTLRMVIAVVAVFLYLALRRRAVTIDRDDVSKFLFAGIVLFGCSTLLFTEGLARTTVAHMIILASTGPLIAAVWRGVVHRELPDRRSLLAMAIGFCGVLIVVGDASAADGASVAGDVMGLASAALWVGMTIYPQPLVRKYGPLRSTGWIILASLVLIVPLSLPSWGGVIDDTPSGFAWGALVYAAMGTLIGNTLWQAAVQQIGPARTLIYLYLQPFLALLIAAIILGDRLTPLQAIGGLLAIGGVMLVRKR, encoded by the coding sequence GTGAGCGCGACAGACGACGGGGCGTCGCCCACTGGCGGACGGCTGTCGATCGCGCGCGCCATCAACCCAACGGCCTTCGTCACGGTGTTGATCTGGAGCGCGGTCGCGCCATTCACGAAGTACGCGCTGGCCGACTTTCCCACCCTGGTCTTCATGACGCTGCGCATGGTGATTGCGGTGGTGGCGGTCTTTCTCTATCTGGCGCTCCGGCGACGCGCGGTGACGATCGACCGGGACGACGTATCGAAATTCCTCTTTGCTGGCATTGTGCTCTTCGGGTGCTCGACCCTCCTGTTCACCGAAGGGTTGGCCCGCACCACCGTTGCGCACATGATCATTCTGGCGTCCACCGGGCCATTGATCGCGGCGGTCTGGCGAGGTGTGGTGCATCGGGAGCTCCCGGATCGGCGCTCATTGCTGGCAATGGCAATCGGTTTCTGCGGTGTGCTGATCGTGGTGGGGGACGCCTCGGCGGCGGACGGCGCGTCGGTCGCAGGGGACGTGATGGGCCTGGCCTCGGCTGCGCTCTGGGTCGGGATGACGATCTATCCGCAGCCGCTCGTGCGCAAGTACGGGCCGCTGCGCTCGACCGGCTGGATCATCCTCGCGTCATTGGTGTTGATCGTGCCGTTGAGTCTTCCGTCCTGGGGTGGTGTCATCGACGACACGCCGTCCGGTTTTGCCTGGGGCGCGCTCGTCTATGCCGCCATGGGGACGTTGATCGGCAACACGCTGTGGCAAGCTGCCGTGCAGCAGATCGGTCCGGCGCGCACACTGATCTATCTCTACCTGCAACCGTTTCTGGCGTTGTTGATCGCGGCGATCATTCTTGGCGACCGCCTGACTCCATTGCAGGCGATTGGCGGGCTGCTGGCGATTGGCGGCGTCATGCTCGTGCGGAAACGATAG
- a CDS encoding DMT family transporter, with protein sequence MTVHEGNVGEQIDRRARRMGAAISLPAMGAILFWSGISPFGKYAMDEMPAMIYIALRPVLAAVLVFGVMTLLRKPMRIDRRDLPRFIVAGVCLIGFSQLLFMGGLSLTSVSHLIILSSMSPLMGAMYRWIRTREMPDSRSALALVMGFVGVILVVGGAGSSEGTSLTGDLLAIAAGATWVGATVYPQPLVRKYGAPRATGWFLLLSSLALLPIGLFWFGEVRADPPTMLAWAALAYGAIGMLAGNTLWQRAVQEVGPQRTLIYLYLEPFIVLVIAALALDERLTLLQALGGLLAMAGVILVRKR encoded by the coding sequence ATGACCGTGCACGAAGGGAACGTCGGCGAGCAGATCGACCGGAGAGCGCGGCGCATGGGCGCGGCCATCAGTTTGCCGGCCATGGGGGCGATTCTCTTCTGGAGCGGCATCTCGCCCTTTGGCAAGTACGCCATGGACGAGATGCCGGCGATGATCTACATCGCGTTGCGGCCGGTGCTGGCGGCGGTGCTGGTGTTCGGCGTCATGACCCTGTTGCGCAAACCGATGCGAATCGACCGGCGCGACTTGCCACGCTTCATCGTCGCCGGGGTGTGCCTGATCGGGTTTTCGCAACTTCTTTTCATGGGTGGTCTTTCGCTCACGTCGGTGTCGCATCTCATCATCCTGAGCTCGATGAGTCCCCTGATGGGAGCCATGTACCGCTGGATCCGCACGCGAGAGATGCCCGACTCGCGGTCGGCGCTGGCGCTCGTCATGGGATTCGTGGGCGTCATCCTGGTGGTGGGCGGCGCGGGGTCGAGTGAAGGCACGTCGTTGACCGGCGACCTGCTGGCAATCGCGGCGGGCGCTACATGGGTAGGCGCGACAGTCTACCCGCAACCGTTGGTGCGGAAGTACGGCGCGCCACGGGCGACCGGTTGGTTTCTCCTGTTGTCGTCGCTGGCGTTGCTGCCGATCGGGTTGTTCTGGTTTGGGGAGGTGCGGGCCGATCCGCCAACGATGCTCGCCTGGGCGGCGCTTGCGTACGGCGCGATCGGTATGCTGGCGGGAAACACCCTCTGGCAACGAGCCGTGCAAGAGGTTGGGCCACAGCGGACGCTGATCTATCTCTATCTGGAGCCGTTCATCGTGCTGGTGATCGCCGCGTTGGCCCTCGACGAGCGGCTGACGCTGCTGCAGGCGCTTGGCGGTCTGTTGGCGATGGCCGGGGTGATCCTGGTTCGGAAACGGTAG
- a CDS encoding DUF1778 domain-containing protein produces the protein MVATPRSEKLDLRLTPEDKRKLIAAAELEHRSVSDFVLRSALDRADDTLPDRRYFGLNAEQWEAFMEALDAPPRVIPEVVRLFQTPSVFEVGETE, from the coding sequence ATGGTCGCGACGCCCCGTTCGGAAAAACTGGATCTTCGCCTTACACCGGAAGACAAGCGCAAGCTGATCGCCGCAGCAGAACTCGAGCATCGCTCGGTCAGTGATTTTGTGCTCAGAAGCGCGCTCGATCGCGCGGACGATACCTTGCCCGATCGCCGCTACTTTGGACTAAACGCAGAGCAATGGGAGGCGTTCATGGAGGCGCTCGATGCTCCACCGCGCGTGATTCCCGAAGTAGTTCGTCTCTTTCAGACTCCAAGCGTCTTCGAAGTCGGTGAAACCGAGTGA
- a CDS encoding GNAT family N-acetyltransferase yields MSSNRIEKLSRYHEVAGFRCGQELLDRFLTQHALQSQFANASQTYVGIIDGAIAGYYTLVVGETQFDGAPRRLAKGMAHHPIPLMILARLAVDTKFQGRGIGEGLMKDAMRRTAAAAEIAGIRALAVHAKNSEARRYYERFGFESSPIEPLHLYMLMKDVRRSIQESLAPPRTGSEE; encoded by the coding sequence GTGAGTTCGAATCGAATCGAGAAGCTCTCGCGTTACCATGAAGTCGCAGGATTTCGGTGCGGTCAGGAGCTCCTCGATCGATTCTTGACCCAGCATGCGCTGCAGAGCCAATTCGCAAACGCATCTCAAACCTACGTTGGAATCATCGATGGAGCGATTGCTGGGTACTACACGCTCGTCGTAGGCGAAACCCAATTCGATGGTGCTCCCAGGCGTCTTGCCAAGGGAATGGCACATCATCCAATTCCACTAATGATTCTGGCTCGTTTGGCTGTAGATACGAAGTTCCAGGGACGAGGAATTGGAGAAGGATTGATGAAAGATGCGATGCGCCGAACGGCGGCCGCCGCCGAGATCGCCGGAATTCGCGCGCTCGCCGTTCATGCAAAGAACTCCGAAGCGCGCCGGTACTATGAGCGCTTCGGCTTCGAATCTTCGCCAATCGAGCCACTCCATCTCTACATGTTGATGAAGGATGTTCGGCGGAGTATCCAGGAGAGTCTGGCCCCACCCCGAACGGGATCGGAAGAATAG
- a CDS encoding phospholipid carrier-dependent glycosyltransferase, protein MPGVPSPASPNESLDSGHRTPDQTPRPWPRWIAISALCLAVFFFALWQSSAELHTSPFHPDESRWINRATYLEELRHPLSSFWQDRYLIRAQPPMGSYIIGLGLLLQGKDLHTNGPWDFQYGFENAITWNVTHGNMPSYDNLIAARQWNMVLGALTCVLLVLIVGTMVNWAGGAIAGLMMAIHPLHIYLSTLAVSDAMFTTMFAFAVLSAIWLARKPTWGRSVLLAVALGMGAATKLSPLFIALGWTAYAVVLFLDPWLRSRQRLGRAWGLVSRRERGTERQLGWKLLVQTGLVGSFFVLVYPFLWSDPIGRTRIIFDFRRYEMDNQAGFWPQAAIHGPLDALERTWQNLQDRTSSSERIFVWLGDLFGRDWSGHSIDLYLAAPGLLVLVYLAWKNGLASPQMLGLLAIAAQSVLILFALGVDFNRYYEPLVFTTAAGIGVLGGWLAGLAWGLARSYSRQSTSTNAALPQPVGGGSQSAEWS, encoded by the coding sequence GTGCCGGGTGTCCCGAGTCCAGCGTCTCCGAATGAGTCGCTCGACTCCGGACACCGGACACCAGACCAAACGCCGCGCCCCTGGCCGCGCTGGATCGCGATTTCCGCTCTCTGCCTGGCAGTCTTCTTTTTCGCGCTGTGGCAAAGCTCTGCCGAACTTCACACGTCTCCATTTCATCCGGACGAATCCCGCTGGATCAACCGAGCCACCTACCTGGAGGAGCTTCGGCATCCCCTCAGCAGCTTCTGGCAGGATCGCTACCTGATCCGCGCGCAGCCTCCCATGGGCTCGTACATCATTGGCCTCGGGTTGCTCCTGCAAGGCAAGGACCTGCATACCAACGGCCCCTGGGATTTCCAGTACGGGTTCGAAAACGCCATCACCTGGAACGTCACCCACGGCAATATGCCCAGCTATGACAATCTGATCGCCGCCCGCCAATGGAACATGGTGCTCGGAGCGCTCACCTGCGTCCTCCTGGTGCTGATCGTGGGAACAATGGTGAACTGGGCCGGCGGCGCGATCGCTGGGCTCATGATGGCGATCCACCCGTTGCACATCTATCTCTCGACGCTGGCAGTCTCGGACGCGATGTTCACCACCATGTTTGCCTTTGCCGTGCTCTCCGCCATCTGGCTCGCGCGCAAGCCGACCTGGGGGCGTTCGGTGCTCCTGGCGGTTGCGCTCGGCATGGGCGCGGCAACCAAGCTCAGCCCGCTCTTCATCGCGCTCGGTTGGACCGCGTATGCCGTTGTGCTCTTTCTCGACCCCTGGCTCCGGTCGCGCCAGCGGCTCGGCAGGGCGTGGGGGCTGGTTTCACGCCGCGAACGCGGCACCGAGCGGCAGCTTGGCTGGAAACTGTTGGTGCAAACCGGGTTGGTCGGCAGCTTCTTCGTGCTGGTCTATCCGTTCCTCTGGTCCGACCCAATTGGCAGGACCAGGATCATTTTCGATTTCCGCCGCTACGAAATGGACAACCAGGCAGGCTTCTGGCCGCAGGCCGCGATTCATGGACCGCTCGACGCGCTGGAGCGCACCTGGCAGAACCTGCAGGACCGCACCTCATCGTCCGAACGCATCTTCGTCTGGCTGGGCGATCTGTTCGGGCGCGACTGGAGTGGGCACAGCATCGATCTCTATCTTGCGGCGCCTGGATTGCTGGTGCTGGTCTATCTTGCCTGGAAGAACGGGCTCGCCAGCCCGCAGATGCTCGGCCTTCTCGCCATCGCGGCACAGTCCGTGCTGATTCTTTTCGCCCTCGGGGTCGATTTCAACCGTTACTACGAACCGCTGGTCTTTACGACCGCGGCCGGTATCGGCGTCCTTGGCGGCTGGCTGGCCGGATTGGCCTGGGGTCTGGCTCGGTCGTATAGCCGCCAAAGTACCTCGACGAACGCTGCATTGCCGCAGCCAGTCGGCGGTGGATCGCAGTCTGCCGAGTGGTCGTGA